The following are from one region of the Borreliella burgdorferi B31 genome:
- a CDS encoding DUF261 domain-containing protein, protein MLINKIKQDNRTLRPEIQKWGCYFLCLHYYTSLFKKREFNAYEINAAYYRFIGLGYIKSNCFIINPCMILNYYGIRSSVRYESLNYLGAANEFEISEVKIDKVNGYHFIATKNKEILYDSLDLKPRGKIFKVTSKRIFRLK, encoded by the coding sequence ATGCTTATTAATAAAATAAAACAAGATAATAGAACTTTAAGACCGGAGATACAAAAATGGGGTTGTTACTTTTTGTGTCTACATTATTATACAAGCCTATTTAAGAAACGTGAATTTAATGCTTATGAGATAAATGCAGCGTATTATAGATTTATAGGACTTGGATACATTAAGAGTAATTGTTTTATTATAAATCCATGTATGATACTTAATTATTACGGAATTAGAAGTAGCGTGAGATATGAATCTTTAAATTATTTAGGTGCAGCCAATGAATTTGAAATAAGTGAAGTTAAAATCGATAAGGTTAATGGATATCACTTTATAGCAACAAAAAATAAAGAAATATTATATGATTCACTTGACTTGAAGCCTCGTGGGAAAATATTTAAAGTAACTTCAAAGCGTATATTTAGACTAAAGTAG
- a CDS encoding tyrosine-type recombinase/integrase has product MDINNYFNLNNFNMDFMLKLFQDYQNVVNENKILKNSLKISSKPTKKASKPTPKFYLTSKSSKIIEKCVKTLKQTDPISGWFLHLLAISGCRGAEIQKVKMQDITPLLSKTGETFYNIKVNVAKKRNITCIREIVIKSEEFEAIQKAHENYFNDKNLDSRRTYLFQKTKHKFKDNQISIINISKKFKILLKKSGFRANKSLHLFRNLFISNLKSNGYNSFQIKELMKYHSTNEIDNIYGLSAANKIHAYKCMKNNLKL; this is encoded by the coding sequence ATGGATATTAATAATTATTTTAATTTAAATAATTTCAATATGGATTTTATGCTCAAACTATTTCAAGATTATCAAAATGTGGTAAATGAAAATAAAATTCTTAAAAATTCACTAAAAATTTCTTCTAAGCCTACTAAAAAAGCTTCAAAACCAACTCCTAAGTTTTATTTAACCTCAAAAAGTAGCAAAATAATTGAAAAATGCGTCAAAACATTAAAACAAACTGACCCAATTTCTGGTTGGTTTCTACATCTACTCGCAATAAGTGGGTGCAGGGGTGCAGAAATTCAAAAAGTTAAAATGCAAGATATTACCCCGCTACTAAGCAAAACTGGAGAAACTTTCTACAATATAAAAGTAAATGTAGCTAAAAAAAGAAATATCACTTGCATTAGAGAAATTGTCATCAAATCTGAAGAATTTGAGGCTATTCAAAAAGCTCACGAAAATTACTTTAATGACAAAAATCTCGACTCAAGGCGTACCTACCTTTTCCAAAAAACCAAACATAAATTTAAAGATAATCAAATTAGCATTATCAATATTTCTAAAAAATTTAAAATTCTTCTTAAAAAATCAGGCTTTCGTGCTAATAAATCTCTTCATTTATTTAGAAATTTATTTATTTCAAATTTAAAATCTAATGGCTATAACTCTTTCCAGATTAAAGAACTTATGAAATATCATTCAACCAATGAAATTGATAATATTTATGGACTCTCTGCTGCTAACAAAATTCACGCTTATAAATGCATGAAAAATAACCTTAAACTTTAA
- a CDS encoding ErpM: MNKKILIIFAVFALIISCKNYATGKDIKQNAKGKIKGFLDKVLDPAKDKITSSSSKVDELAKKLQEEDEDNELMQGDDPNNRAIALLPVLPENSHDNPPVPKVKAAAQSGGQQEDQKAKESKDKVEEEKEVVEEKKEEQDSKKEKVEKQSQKQKEEERNSKEEQQKQEEAKARADREREERLKQQEQKRQQEEARVKAEKEKQEREEQQKQEEEKKVKYKIKTLTDKIDEINKDIDGINGKTIVGAEEVIDKITGPVYDDFTDGNKAIYKTWGDLEDEEGEELGKLLKELSDTRHNLRTKLNEGNKAYIVLEKEPNLKENVNVSDIQSDLEKLKSGLEEVKKYFENEDNFEEIKGYIEDSNSY; the protein is encoded by the coding sequence ATGAATAAAAAAATATTGATTATTTTTGCTGTTTTTGCACTTATAATTTCTTGTAAAAATTATGCAACTGGTAAAGATATAAAACAAAATGCAAAAGGGAAAATTAAAGGATTTTTAGATAAGGTTTTAGATCCAGCAAAAGATAAAATTACTTCAAGTAGTTCAAAAGTAGATGAATTAGCAAAAAAATTACAAGAAGAAGATGAAGATAATGAATTAATGCAGGGCGATGATCCTAATAACAGAGCAATAGCACTGTTACCAGTATTGCCGGAAAATAGTCATGACAATCCACCAGTACCAAAAGTAAAAGCAGCAGCACAAAGTGGTGGTCAACAAGAAGACCAAAAAGCAAAAGAATCTAAAGATAAAGTTGAGGAAGAAAAAGAAGTTGTAGAGGAGAAAAAAGAAGAACAAGATAGTAAAAAAGAAAAAGTGGAGAAGCAAAGTCAAAAGCAAAAAGAAGAAGAGAGAAACTCTAAAGAAGAACAACAAAAACAAGAAGAAGCAAAAGCTAGAGCAGATAGAGAAAGAGAAGAACGACTAAAACAACAAGAACAAAAAAGACAACAGGAAGAAGCTAGGGTTAAAGCAGAAAAAGAAAAACAAGAAAGAGAGGAACAACAAAAACAAGAAGAAGAAAAGAAAGTTAAATATAAAATTAAAACACTTACAGACAAAATAGATGAAATAAATAAGGATATTGATGGTATAAATGGTAAAACAATTGTAGGAGCAGAAGAAGTTATAGATAAAATTACGGGGCCTGTATATGATGATTTTACTGATGGGAATAAAGCTATATACAAAACTTGGGGAGATTTAGAGGATGAAGAAGGCGAAGAATTAGGAAAATTATTGAAAGAATTGAGTGATACTAGACATAATTTAAGAACCAAATTAAATGAGGGTAATAAAGCATATATTGTTCTAGAAAAGGAGCCTAATTTAAAAGAAAATGTAAATGTTAGTGATATTCAATCAGATTTAGAAAAATTAAAATCAGGATTAGAAGAAGTTAAAAAATATTTTGAAAATGAAGATAATTTTGAAGAAATTAAAGGATACATTGAGGATAGTAATTCATATTGA